A region of Streptomyces sp. NBC_01267 DNA encodes the following proteins:
- a CDS encoding DUF742 domain-containing protein → MTSPPRRERRTADTDAEDPERLYVITGGPDGTERAELDLVTIVVSRAEPSPTVQPEQAAIVRLCTSPLSVAEISAYLRLPFSVVTALLTDLLAAELVESRAPIVRAALPDRALLEAVMHGLQKL, encoded by the coding sequence ATGACGTCCCCGCCCCGCAGAGAACGCCGGACGGCCGATACGGATGCGGAGGACCCCGAACGGCTCTATGTGATCACCGGCGGGCCGGACGGCACCGAACGGGCGGAACTCGACCTGGTCACCATCGTGGTGTCCCGGGCCGAACCCTCCCCGACCGTCCAGCCGGAGCAGGCCGCGATCGTACGGCTGTGCACGTCGCCGCTGTCCGTCGCGGAGATCTCCGCCTATCTGCGCCTGCCGTTCAGCGTGGTGACCGCGCTGCTGACCGATCTCCTCGCGGCCGAACTCGTCGAGTCGCGCGCGCCCATCGTCCGTGCCGCGCTGCCGGACAGGGCCCTTCTCGAAGCGGTGATGCATGGACTCCAGAAGCTCTGA
- a CDS encoding phosphatase PAP2 family protein, with product MNALIEPADREPDTSARPSPVRELLLVVGLFLVYKLGRQVAGGHVDEAYRNADHVWDFERWAHLPDEGSVQRAVLHSDSLVHIANTYYATVHFPAIVLFLAWLYWRRPRHYVWTRRVLTALTGAALVLHLLVPLAPPRMLAEAHLVDTGQRFGPTVYAAAPAKDTLANQFAAMPSLHFGWALMIAIGLIAATRSRYRWLWLLHPLITLLVIVATANHYWLDSIVAAVLLAAALVCIKLPAPKVASTPEEPPAPATAPVAPAPPEEAGAVPVSVHVPRPSADGARPEPVRALADHGGCR from the coding sequence ATGAATGCCCTCATCGAGCCCGCCGACCGGGAGCCGGACACCTCTGCCCGACCGTCCCCGGTCCGCGAGCTCCTGCTCGTCGTCGGACTCTTCCTCGTCTACAAGCTGGGAAGGCAGGTGGCCGGCGGACATGTCGACGAGGCGTACCGCAACGCCGACCACGTCTGGGACTTCGAGCGTTGGGCGCATCTGCCCGACGAGGGTTCCGTGCAGCGGGCCGTGCTGCACAGCGATTCACTCGTACACATAGCGAATACGTACTACGCGACCGTGCACTTCCCGGCGATCGTCCTCTTCCTGGCCTGGCTGTACTGGCGCCGACCGCGGCACTACGTGTGGACGCGTCGCGTCCTCACCGCGCTGACCGGCGCCGCCCTGGTCCTGCATCTGCTCGTCCCGCTGGCCCCGCCACGGATGCTGGCCGAGGCGCATCTGGTCGACACGGGGCAGCGGTTCGGGCCGACCGTCTACGCAGCCGCTCCCGCCAAGGACACGCTGGCGAACCAGTTCGCCGCGATGCCCTCCCTGCACTTCGGCTGGGCGCTGATGATCGCCATCGGGCTGATCGCCGCCACCCGCTCGCGGTACCGCTGGCTCTGGCTGCTGCACCCGCTGATCACTCTGCTGGTGATAGTCGCCACCGCCAACCACTACTGGCTCGACTCGATCGTGGCCGCGGTGCTGCTCGCGGCGGCGCTGGTCTGCATCAAGCTGCCCGCCCCGAAGGTAGCGTCCACCCCGGAGGAGCCGCCCGCCCCGGCGACGGCCCCCGTCGCGCCCGCGCCTCCCGAAGAAGCCGGCGCCGTCCCCGTATCCGTACATGTCCCGCGCCCGTCCGCCGACGGCGCCCGCCCCGAGCCGGTACGCGCGCTCGCCGACCACGGGGGGTGCCGGTGA
- a CDS encoding terpene synthase family protein, translated as MTVAQQQRLVQQLPAVPFYCPVPPAAHPAAASLNEATVQWMLRQDLDTDEHQRRRLTLCDFGGLTASTMPYGRLERLTLMARLHAVLFSLDDGLCDESDVTAGLLAQETGRIMRAVEAPHAVPTPGESPRTAVLRAIRRDLAQYASPRQLRRFTEAMRVYTSGLVWEATWRSSSGLPSLDDYVTLWMRAIGMAPSTAMIEIVGGFSLTDEELEDPRVRALTEITWTLVSWDNDLYSRNKEILRAGDDLNLIDVLAQEFGLDGPRAQQEAVVMRDRVMVLFLRLRDQVLKDARIELRAYLDGLGQFVRGHLDWASVCPRYSVPGTPTAEPESWWKRLPAVLDQDPLPVASLSWWWDQLDGQ; from the coding sequence GTGACCGTCGCCCAGCAACAACGGCTGGTTCAGCAGCTTCCGGCCGTTCCCTTCTACTGCCCGGTCCCGCCCGCCGCACATCCCGCGGCGGCCTCGCTCAACGAGGCGACCGTCCAGTGGATGCTGCGGCAGGACCTCGACACCGACGAACACCAACGCCGTCGACTCACCCTCTGCGACTTCGGTGGTCTCACCGCCTCGACCATGCCGTACGGGCGGCTGGAACGCCTCACACTGATGGCCCGGCTGCACGCCGTGCTGTTCTCGCTCGACGACGGACTGTGCGACGAGTCCGACGTCACCGCGGGCCTGCTCGCCCAGGAGACCGGCCGCATCATGCGGGCCGTAGAGGCCCCGCACGCGGTCCCCACCCCCGGTGAGTCACCACGCACCGCGGTCCTGCGCGCCATCCGTCGGGACCTCGCCCAGTACGCGTCGCCCCGGCAGCTGCGCCGCTTCACCGAGGCCATGCGGGTCTATACGTCAGGCCTCGTCTGGGAGGCGACCTGGCGCAGCAGTTCCGGTCTTCCCTCGCTGGACGACTACGTCACCCTCTGGATGCGGGCCATAGGAATGGCCCCGTCCACCGCGATGATCGAGATCGTCGGCGGCTTCTCCCTCACCGACGAGGAGCTGGAGGATCCCCGGGTACGCGCACTGACCGAGATCACCTGGACGCTGGTCAGCTGGGACAACGACCTCTACTCCCGCAACAAGGAGATCCTCCGCGCGGGCGACGACCTCAACCTGATCGACGTCCTCGCCCAGGAGTTCGGCCTCGACGGGCCCCGCGCGCAGCAGGAGGCCGTGGTCATGCGCGACCGGGTGATGGTGCTCTTCCTGCGGCTGCGCGACCAAGTGCTCAAGGACGCCAGGATCGAACTGCGGGCCTATCTCGACGGGTTGGGCCAGTTCGTGCGGGGCCACCTCGACTGGGCTTCGGTCTGCCCCCGCTACTCCGTACCCGGCACTCCCACCGCCGAGCCGGAGAGCTGGTGGAAGCGGCTCCCGGCCGTACTGGACCAGGACCCGCTCCCGGTGGCCTCACTCTCCTGGTGGTGGGACCAGCTGGACGGTCAGTAG
- a CDS encoding GNAT family N-acetyltransferase yields the protein MSVRITALTDPEHHPSGRRLVWLASDGEGCPVGSAHLRLFTRPGQDHLAELELHVHPAERRAGAGSRLLEAALDAARHDGRRSVITQAGSGSIGERFLVSRGFRAVLVLIFARLALVDTDVPALDAAVGQPHPGYRLVSWDGTVPDDLAETFAVSHRAMDDMPMGETDYGSVVWDADRVREAAEAVAKRGGLLHTVAAVAESDGSIAGFTELVVPGDGTGDAQHYGTAVLPEHRGHGLGHWMKAEAIRQARGRYPGLGGLLTDTADNNLPMRAVNDALGYVPTHRTIEYQLALRPAGVDS from the coding sequence TTGTCCGTTCGCATCACCGCCCTGACCGACCCCGAGCACCACCCGTCCGGTCGCCGCCTGGTCTGGCTGGCGTCCGACGGCGAGGGCTGCCCGGTCGGATCGGCGCACCTGCGCCTGTTCACCCGGCCAGGCCAGGATCATCTGGCCGAACTGGAACTCCATGTGCACCCGGCGGAACGGCGCGCGGGCGCCGGTTCCCGGCTGCTGGAGGCCGCGTTGGACGCCGCCCGCCACGACGGCCGCCGCTCGGTGATCACGCAGGCCGGATCCGGATCGATCGGCGAACGGTTCCTGGTGAGCCGGGGCTTCCGCGCGGTCCTCGTCCTGATCTTCGCCCGGCTCGCGCTCGTCGACACGGACGTCCCGGCGCTCGACGCGGCCGTCGGACAGCCGCATCCCGGCTACCGGCTGGTGTCGTGGGACGGCACCGTCCCGGACGACCTCGCCGAGACGTTCGCGGTGTCCCACCGCGCCATGGACGACATGCCGATGGGCGAGACCGACTACGGATCGGTGGTCTGGGACGCGGACCGGGTCAGGGAGGCCGCCGAAGCCGTGGCGAAGCGCGGCGGCCTGCTGCACACCGTCGCGGCCGTCGCCGAGTCGGACGGCTCGATCGCCGGATTCACGGAACTCGTGGTGCCCGGGGACGGTACGGGCGACGCGCAGCACTACGGCACCGCCGTACTGCCCGAACACCGTGGCCACGGGCTCGGGCACTGGATGAAGGCCGAGGCGATCCGGCAGGCCCGCGGGCGCTATCCCGGACTCGGCGGGCTGCTCACCGACACGGCGGACAACAACCTGCCCATGCGGGCCGTCAACGACGCACTGGGCTACGTACCGACGCACCGGACGATCGAGTACCAGCTCGCACTGCGGCCGGCCGGGGTGGACTCCTGA
- a CDS encoding GTP-binding protein, with product MDSRSSDTIEGPRREDVLPDTATAAVKIVIVGGFGVGKTTMVRSVSEIRPLTTEETMTQAGVGVDDNSGVESKTATTVAMDFGRISISEQLVLYLFGTPGQERFWFLWNGLFEGALGAVVLVDTRRLEVSFDVIGRLEERGVPFIVAINTFPDAPRHGLEALRIALDLPDEVPIVDCDARQRASSRDTLMALMRYLHALAMRRAQGGT from the coding sequence ATGGACTCCAGAAGCTCTGACACGATCGAAGGCCCCCGGAGGGAAGACGTCCTGCCCGACACGGCCACGGCCGCGGTCAAGATCGTGATCGTGGGTGGATTCGGGGTCGGCAAGACGACGATGGTGCGTTCGGTGAGCGAGATCCGCCCGCTGACCACCGAGGAGACGATGACCCAGGCCGGGGTCGGCGTCGACGACAACTCCGGGGTGGAGAGCAAGACCGCCACCACGGTGGCGATGGACTTCGGCCGTATCAGCATCAGCGAACAACTGGTGCTGTACCTCTTCGGCACACCCGGCCAGGAGCGGTTCTGGTTCCTGTGGAACGGCCTGTTCGAGGGGGCGCTCGGCGCCGTCGTGCTGGTCGACACCCGGCGGCTGGAGGTCAGCTTCGACGTGATCGGCCGGCTGGAGGAGCGCGGGGTGCCGTTCATCGTCGCCATCAACACCTTCCCCGACGCCCCCCGGCACGGTCTGGAGGCACTGCGGATCGCGCTGGATCTGCCCGACGAGGTCCCGATCGTCGACTGCGACGCCAGGCAGCGCGCCTCCAGCCGCGACACCCTGATGGCACTCATGCGCTATCTGCACGCCCTCGCCATGCGACGCGCCCAGGGCGGGACGTGA
- a CDS encoding cytochrome P450 yields the protein MTTPFDHRPGTDGAVVPPPECPAHGHGPGGLRRLYGAEAESDPMGLYEKLRAEHGSVAPVLLHGDVPAWLVLGHSENLYMTRTPSLFSRDSRRWRALQDGSATPDHPLAPIFTWQPVCVFADGADHERLRGAVMDAMSYIDTRSTRRFINRFSNRLVNEFCQDGRADLVSRFAEHLPMMVMCQILGMPEEYNERLVQAARDMIKGTETAIASNAYVMAAINRLVAQRRSAPQEDFATRLIEHPAGLSDDEVAQHLRLVLIAAYETTTNLIANVLRMVLTDPRFRAQLSGGHMTVPEAVEQTLWDEPPFTTIFGRWAVGDTELGGQQIKAGDALVVGIAAANIDPVVRPDPHASMQGNRAHLAFSGGAHECPGQDIGRAIADVGVDALLMRLPDVELAVAEHELRWVGSLMSRQLVELPVEFAPRPPQDVMVAPSPAAMPAPRTDWEVTSHPTDGPAPAAQSAPPVQAPPAGPPGSGFPAQRDPDPKGLWQVLTSWWRGY from the coding sequence GTGACAACCCCCTTCGACCACCGGCCCGGCACCGACGGCGCGGTAGTACCGCCCCCGGAGTGCCCGGCCCACGGGCACGGCCCCGGTGGGCTGCGCCGGCTGTACGGGGCCGAGGCCGAGAGCGACCCGATGGGTCTGTACGAGAAGCTGCGTGCCGAACACGGTTCGGTGGCACCGGTGTTGCTGCACGGCGATGTGCCGGCCTGGTTGGTGCTCGGCCACAGCGAGAACCTGTACATGACCCGTACGCCCTCGCTCTTCTCCCGCGACTCCCGCCGCTGGCGCGCCCTGCAGGACGGCTCGGCCACCCCGGACCACCCGCTCGCGCCGATCTTCACCTGGCAGCCGGTCTGTGTCTTCGCCGACGGCGCCGACCACGAACGTCTGCGTGGTGCGGTCATGGACGCCATGTCGTACATCGACACCCGCAGCACCCGCCGCTTCATCAACCGCTTCAGTAACCGGCTGGTCAACGAGTTCTGCCAGGACGGCAGAGCCGACCTGGTCAGCCGCTTCGCCGAACACCTGCCGATGATGGTGATGTGCCAGATCCTCGGCATGCCGGAGGAGTACAACGAACGGCTGGTGCAGGCCGCCCGCGACATGATCAAGGGCACCGAGACCGCCATCGCGAGCAACGCCTACGTGATGGCCGCGATCAACCGGCTGGTGGCCCAGCGCCGGTCCGCACCGCAGGAGGACTTCGCCACCCGGCTGATCGAGCACCCGGCGGGACTCAGCGACGACGAGGTCGCCCAGCACCTGCGGCTCGTGCTCATCGCCGCCTACGAGACCACCACCAACCTGATCGCCAACGTGCTGCGCATGGTGCTCACCGACCCCCGCTTCAGGGCCCAGTTGAGCGGCGGTCACATGACCGTGCCCGAGGCGGTGGAACAGACCCTCTGGGACGAGCCGCCGTTCACCACGATCTTCGGCCGCTGGGCGGTCGGCGACACCGAGCTGGGCGGCCAGCAGATCAAGGCGGGCGACGCCCTGGTGGTCGGGATCGCCGCGGCCAACATCGACCCGGTGGTCCGTCCCGACCCGCACGCCTCCATGCAGGGCAACCGCGCGCACCTGGCGTTCAGCGGCGGCGCCCACGAGTGTCCGGGGCAGGACATCGGCCGCGCCATCGCGGACGTGGGCGTCGACGCCCTGCTGATGCGGCTCCCCGATGTGGAGCTGGCCGTCGCGGAGCACGAGCTCCGCTGGGTCGGCTCACTGATGTCCCGTCAACTCGTGGAGCTGCCGGTGGAGTTCGCCCCGCGTCCGCCCCAGGACGTCATGGTCGCGCCATCGCCCGCAGCGATGCCCGCGCCCCGCACCGACTGGGAGGTCACCTCGCACCCCACGGACGGACCGGCACCTGCCGCCCAGTCGGCCCCGCCGGTCCAAGCCCCGCCGGCCGGACCCCCCGGCAGCGGATTCCCCGCGCAGCGGGATCCGGACCCGAAGGGGCTGTGGCAGGTCCTGACGAGCTGGTGGCGCGGCTACTGA
- a CDS encoding DMT family transporter, whose amino-acid sequence MNATLLAVGLSLLSAVGYATAAVAQERLASRTRPKSGLLRLLGRGAWWWAVGLNAAGAVLHVVALKYGPLTLVQPLGALTLVAAVPLGARLAGRRVSRIEWRGTVLTLLGLGALLLTTGGTPPHETLSLPEALGIAAAVVVLVSVLVRRAGRPGARPGLRFATASGVVSGVASALTQTVTVSVTDHTSDVLGPRTVIMGLLVAAFAVGGLLLSQTAYREGLGAPLAMVTLANPVAASVIGLALLGERLQGGAVGLLLALVGAAAAARGVVLLTRATVTVSAAATPAAPRSAVPAPDRAPASEPLLR is encoded by the coding sequence GTGAACGCCACGCTGCTGGCCGTCGGTCTCTCGCTGCTGTCCGCCGTCGGCTACGCGACGGCCGCGGTGGCGCAGGAACGCCTCGCCTCCCGCACCCGGCCGAAGTCCGGGCTGCTGCGGCTGCTCGGCCGTGGGGCCTGGTGGTGGGCGGTCGGACTGAACGCCGCGGGTGCGGTGCTGCACGTGGTGGCGCTGAAGTACGGTCCGCTCACCCTCGTGCAGCCGCTCGGCGCGCTCACCCTGGTCGCCGCGGTGCCGTTGGGCGCCCGCCTCGCCGGGCGCCGGGTCTCCCGGATCGAGTGGCGCGGCACCGTGCTCACCCTGCTCGGGCTCGGCGCGCTGCTGCTGACCACCGGGGGCACTCCCCCGCACGAAACCCTCTCGCTGCCGGAGGCGCTGGGGATCGCCGCCGCGGTCGTCGTCCTGGTCTCCGTGCTCGTCCGGCGCGCCGGACGGCCCGGCGCACGGCCCGGTCTGCGGTTCGCCACCGCGTCCGGGGTCGTCTCCGGGGTCGCGTCGGCGCTCACCCAGACCGTGACGGTCTCGGTCACCGACCACACCTCGGACGTGCTCGGCCCGCGGACCGTGATCATGGGGCTGCTCGTCGCGGCCTTCGCGGTGGGCGGGCTGCTGCTCTCCCAGACCGCGTACCGCGAAGGCCTCGGCGCACCCCTCGCGATGGTCACCCTCGCCAACCCGGTCGCGGCCTCGGTGATCGGCCTGGCCCTGCTCGGCGAGCGCCTCCAGGGCGGCGCGGTCGGGCTGCTGCTCGCCCTGGTGGGGGCGGCAGCCGCCGCCCGGGGCGTGGTGCTGCTGACCCGGGCGACGGTAACTGTCTCTGCCGCCGCTACCCCTGCCGCACCTCGATCAGCAGTGCCTGCCCCGGATCGAGCGCCGGCATCGGAACCCCTGCTCCGCTGA
- a CDS encoding YchJ family protein: MSRRTSRPSRSPQPHAQQSRSPRRETRRAPVAADAPCPCGLPAAYGACCGRFHSGQAAAPTAEALMRARFSAFAVEDEAYLLRSWHPDTRPPRVEFDAGQRWQRLEVLDATGGSAFHTTGTVTFRAHYSYRSEPGELREHSRFERYEGAWVYVDGVVEE; this comes from the coding sequence ATGTCCCGACGCACTTCCCGGCCGTCAAGGTCCCCGCAGCCGCACGCCCAGCAGTCCCGGTCGCCCCGACGGGAGACGCGGCGCGCTCCGGTCGCCGCCGACGCACCCTGCCCCTGCGGCCTCCCCGCCGCCTACGGCGCGTGCTGTGGCCGCTTCCACAGCGGCCAGGCCGCCGCGCCCACGGCCGAGGCGCTGATGCGCGCGCGCTTCAGCGCGTTCGCCGTCGAGGACGAGGCGTACCTGTTGCGCAGCTGGCACCCGGACACCCGGCCGCCCCGCGTCGAGTTCGACGCGGGGCAGCGGTGGCAGCGCCTGGAGGTCCTGGACGCCACCGGGGGAAGCGCGTTCCACACCACGGGCACGGTCACCTTCCGCGCCCACTACTCCTACCGGAGCGAGCCCGGTGAACTCCGGGAGCACAGCCGCTTCGAGCGGTACGAAGGCGCCTGGGTGTACGTGGACGGTGTGGTCGAGGAGTGA
- a CDS encoding TetR/AcrR family transcriptional regulator has product MSPQDSVMSSSRSKITPEREQEFYAAVLELLRECGYDALTMEGVASRSRCGKSTLYRQWGNKPQLVACALRGTRGGHLVSIDTGTLAGDLRETAKALGAQSGRDTPLMHALSHAALQNPELLEAIREGLVEPAAAAIDTMVARAVARGEVAADNPAVEFVAAQLMGAMRVRPMLEGRYGDTEYLVRFVESAVLPVLLRTDSART; this is encoded by the coding sequence ATGTCGCCCCAGGACTCCGTGATGTCGTCCTCGCGCTCCAAGATCACACCGGAGCGGGAGCAGGAGTTCTACGCGGCGGTGCTCGAACTTCTCCGTGAGTGCGGCTACGACGCGCTCACGATGGAAGGCGTCGCCTCCCGTTCCCGCTGCGGAAAGTCCACCCTGTACCGGCAGTGGGGAAACAAGCCGCAGCTGGTCGCCTGCGCCCTGCGCGGCACCCGCGGTGGGCACCTGGTGTCCATCGACACGGGTACGCTCGCGGGGGATCTGCGGGAGACAGCGAAGGCGCTGGGGGCGCAGTCGGGACGCGACACCCCGCTGATGCACGCGCTCAGTCACGCCGCGCTGCAGAACCCCGAACTCCTCGAAGCGATCCGCGAGGGCCTGGTCGAACCGGCCGCCGCGGCGATCGACACGATGGTGGCCCGTGCCGTGGCCCGCGGGGAGGTGGCCGCCGACAACCCGGCGGTGGAGTTCGTCGCGGCGCAGCTGATGGGCGCCATGCGTGTCCGGCCGATGCTGGAGGGGCGGTACGGCGACACGGAGTACCTGGTCCGCTTCGTCGAGAGCGCGGTCCTGCCCGTGCTGCTGCGCACGGACAGCGCGCGGACCTGA
- a CDS encoding fibronectin type III domain-containing protein: MQHPSRFALLAATACLLLTACGGGGQPHARGPSTPAGVSVQASSATSAHVMWTPDATADGVTGYEIFRAGTKARTVGAGTTMVDIIGLRPSTAYEFTVRAKNAAGRFSPRSRPVRVTLPARVPDDHRAPSRPGDLRVRAGGAHAATLSWTRSTDDVRVTSYDVYQGQSKIHTVGGDLTTARITGLRPATVYTFTVRARDGADNSSAPSGSVDLTTASAPGQGPSTEPTGFRATARTVKGVRSVELSWVPPDTDGEVTGYQMYLDGKLTTTIVWGAAAPQHAATYTFAVREKPGTTYRVKIRAKLPDGNWGTFSAERTVTV, translated from the coding sequence GTGCAACACCCTTCCCGATTCGCCCTGCTGGCCGCCACCGCCTGTCTGCTGCTCACCGCCTGCGGCGGGGGCGGGCAGCCGCACGCCCGGGGCCCGTCGACCCCGGCCGGTGTGTCGGTGCAGGCCAGTAGCGCCACCTCCGCCCATGTCATGTGGACGCCGGACGCGACGGCGGACGGGGTCACGGGATACGAGATATTCCGCGCGGGCACCAAGGCCAGGACCGTCGGGGCCGGTACGACCATGGTCGACATCATCGGTCTGCGGCCGTCCACCGCCTATGAGTTCACCGTCCGGGCGAAGAACGCGGCGGGCCGCTTCTCCCCGAGGAGCCGACCGGTCCGCGTCACCCTGCCGGCCCGGGTGCCCGACGACCACCGGGCCCCGTCCCGTCCGGGGGACCTGCGGGTCAGGGCCGGGGGCGCACATGCCGCGACGCTCTCCTGGACCAGGTCGACGGACGACGTCCGCGTCACGTCGTACGACGTGTACCAGGGCCAGTCGAAGATCCACACGGTCGGCGGCGATCTCACCACGGCACGGATCACGGGGCTGCGGCCCGCCACCGTGTACACCTTCACCGTCCGGGCGCGGGACGGCGCCGACAACTCCTCGGCGCCGAGCGGGTCCGTCGATCTGACCACGGCGTCCGCGCCGGGCCAGGGACCCAGCACCGAGCCGACCGGTTTCCGGGCGACCGCCCGCACCGTCAAGGGTGTCCGCTCGGTCGAGCTGAGCTGGGTCCCGCCGGACACCGACGGTGAGGTGACGGGGTATCAGATGTACCTCGACGGCAAGCTCACCACGACGATCGTCTGGGGTGCGGCCGCCCCGCAGCACGCGGCCACGTACACCTTCGCGGTACGCGAGAAGCCGGGCACGACCTACCGTGTGAAGATCCGCGCGAAGCTGCCTGACGGGAACTGGGGAACGTTTTCGGCCGAGCGGACCGTCACTGTCTGA
- a CDS encoding alpha-galactosidase — translation MTRTTPRTVRLRAAGVSLVVELCAPVPRILHWGEDLGELTDEDCAALGLTADGAALINALDAPRQFTVWPTEADGWSGTPAHQGHLAGTATAPKPHLVGAEERDGELVIRLAEDTAGLDLTLSYRLDPSGLLAVRTEVARRTDAADPAPYDLSGVTTLLPLPRRAEEILDFTGKWCRERSPQRRPLGHGSHVRELRRGRTGQDSPYLLTVGVPGFGFRRGEVWGLHIGWSGNQRWLAEQLPEGAGVHASVLGGGELLAPGEIRLAPGESYTSPLCWFGWSDAGLDGLADRFHTLLRARPAHPSTPRPLTLNSWEAVYFDHRPERLLALADAAADIGVERFVLDDGWFTGRRDDTAGLGDWTVDRTRWPDGLTPLADRVHAHGMEFGLWVEPEMVNPDSDLARAHPEWILAPAAGLGPASRHQYPLDIAHPDAWKYLLESLDVIVTEYSVDYLKWDYNRDLHEAVRRTADGRDRPGVHARTEALYRLLDALRSRHPALEIESCSSGGARIDLGVLGRTDRVWASDCNDPVERQAIQRWTGQLLPPELIGSHVGETRSHTTGRLTDSSFRLLTALFAHAGIERDVTDCPPAERAVLREWAALYKELRPLLHTGRVVRADLSGDAALLHGVVAQDASAALYCWARLVTSPEGQSGRIALPGLDRTRRYRVRIRTEAGLPSFREGLGPAWVTAALEGWVALPGSVLSGAGVPMPALDPGQALLIEVRQG, via the coding sequence ATGACCCGCACCACCCCGCGGACCGTCCGGCTGCGCGCAGCCGGAGTCAGCCTCGTCGTCGAGCTGTGCGCTCCGGTGCCCCGGATCCTGCACTGGGGCGAGGACCTGGGTGAACTCACCGACGAGGACTGCGCCGCTCTCGGCCTGACCGCCGACGGCGCCGCGCTCATCAACGCCCTGGACGCACCGCGGCAGTTCACCGTCTGGCCGACGGAGGCCGACGGCTGGTCCGGCACCCCCGCCCACCAGGGCCACCTCGCGGGCACCGCCACCGCGCCGAAACCCCACCTCGTCGGCGCCGAGGAGCGCGACGGCGAACTGGTCATCCGGCTCGCCGAGGACACGGCCGGTCTCGATCTCACCCTCAGCTACCGGCTCGACCCCTCGGGCCTGCTCGCGGTGCGGACCGAGGTCGCCCGTCGGACGGACGCCGCCGACCCCGCCCCGTACGACCTGAGCGGCGTCACCACGCTGCTGCCGCTGCCGCGCCGGGCCGAGGAGATCCTCGACTTCACCGGCAAGTGGTGCCGTGAGCGCTCCCCGCAGCGCAGGCCGCTCGGCCACGGCAGCCACGTACGGGAACTGCGCCGCGGCAGGACCGGTCAGGACTCCCCGTACCTCCTCACCGTCGGGGTCCCCGGCTTCGGCTTCCGCCGCGGTGAGGTCTGGGGCCTGCACATCGGCTGGAGCGGCAACCAGCGCTGGCTGGCCGAGCAACTGCCGGAAGGCGCGGGCGTGCACGCCTCCGTGCTCGGCGGCGGCGAACTGCTCGCGCCGGGCGAGATACGGCTGGCACCGGGGGAGTCGTACACCTCGCCGCTCTGCTGGTTCGGCTGGTCCGACGCCGGGCTCGACGGTCTCGCCGACCGCTTCCACACGCTGCTCAGGGCCCGCCCCGCGCACCCGTCGACGCCCCGCCCGCTGACCCTCAACAGCTGGGAGGCCGTGTACTTCGACCACCGGCCCGAGCGGCTGCTCGCGCTCGCCGACGCGGCGGCGGACATCGGGGTGGAGCGGTTCGTCCTCGACGACGGATGGTTCACCGGCCGGCGCGACGACACCGCCGGGCTCGGTGACTGGACCGTCGACAGGACCAGGTGGCCGGACGGACTCACCCCGCTGGCCGACCGGGTGCACGCGCACGGCATGGAGTTCGGGCTCTGGGTCGAACCCGAAATGGTCAACCCCGACTCGGACCTCGCCCGCGCGCACCCCGAGTGGATCCTCGCGCCGGCGGCCGGACTCGGCCCGGCCTCCCGTCATCAGTACCCGCTCGACATCGCGCATCCCGACGCCTGGAAGTACCTGCTGGAGTCGTTGGACGTGATCGTCACGGAGTACTCCGTCGACTACCTGAAATGGGACTACAACCGGGATCTGCACGAGGCGGTCCGGCGGACGGCGGACGGCCGGGACCGGCCGGGCGTCCACGCCCGGACCGAGGCCCTGTACCGGCTGCTCGACGCACTCAGGTCCCGGCATCCGGCGCTGGAGATCGAGAGCTGCTCCAGCGGCGGCGCCCGGATCGACCTGGGCGTTCTCGGCCGTACGGACCGGGTGTGGGCGTCGGACTGCAACGACCCGGTGGAACGCCAGGCCATCCAGCGCTGGACCGGCCAGCTGCTGCCGCCCGAGCTGATCGGCTCCCACGTCGGGGAGACCCGCAGCCACACCACCGGACGGCTGACGGACAGCTCGTTCCGGCTGCTGACCGCGCTGTTCGCGCACGCCGGGATCGAGCGGGACGTCACCGACTGCCCGCCGGCGGAACGCGCGGTGCTGCGGGAGTGGGCGGCGCTCTACAAGGAACTGCGTCCGCTGCTGCACACCGGCCGGGTGGTCCGGGCGGATCTGAGCGGTGACGCCGCGCTGCTGCACGGTGTGGTGGCGCAGGACGCGAGCGCCGCCCTGTACTGCTGGGCGCGGCTGGTGACTTCGCCGGAGGGCCAGTCGGGCCGGATCGCACTGCCGGGCCTGGACCGCACCCGGCGCTACCGGGTGCGGATCAGGACGGAGGCCGGACTGCCCTCGTTCCGCGAGGGGCTGGGCCCCGCCTGGGTCACCGCCGCCCTGGAGGGCTGGGTGGCGCTGCCCGGATCCGTCCTCAGCGGAGCAGGGGTTCCGATGCCGGCGCTCGATCCGGGGCAGGCACTGCTGATCGAGGTGCGGCAGGGGTAG